The window GGCAAGGCCACCACTAGCGCACCCCCCCCGGACCACTGCCTCACTGACCCTCCACCCCTCCTCAAAATCACTCTGTCCTTGCATCAAATCAGTAACGCCGCTAGAGCCCGTCGCGTCCAGCTACAAAAGCCCAACCCACCCCCCCAAACTTCTTCCTCCAACAACAACTCTTCACTTCCCATCATCCCGCCTTACCAACGATCGCCAGTCGTATTCCACTCCAACCCAAACCACCAATCCTTcaccttcaccacctcctcATCCAATTCGCAAAAATGCCccccaaggccgccgacaagaagcccgcctccaaggcccccgccaccgcctccaaggctcccgagaagaaggatgcTGGCAAGAAGACCGCTGCCTCtggcgacaagaagaagcgcaccAAGTCCCGCAAGGAGACCTACTCTTCCTACATCTACAAGGGTGAGTCATTTTTCGTGGCTATCCAGATGGTTTCGTTGGCTCGTCTCGTCGCGTCGCGTAACAGCGCCCCCCGAGTACCACCCGGCCAATGCCACGCGACAAGCAACATTTGCTGACTTGATCACACAGTCCTGAAGCAGGTCCACCCCGACACTGGTATCTCCAACCGCGCCATGTCCATTCTCAACTCTTTCGTCAATGGTAAGCTGCATTCAAACCTAGTTGTGTAGGCTTGTCAATCTAACACAGCACAGACATCTTCGAGCGTGTCGCTTCCGAGGCCTCCAAGCTTGCTGCCTACAACAAGAAGTCCACCATCTCCTCTCGCGAGATCCAGACATCGTATGTCCGCCGATTCTCATGAAAGCACATTGTACTGACATACCATGACAGTGTCCGCCTCATCCTGCCCGGTGAGCTGGCCAAGCACGCTGTTTCGGAAGGCACCAAGGCCGTCACCAAGTACTCTTCTTCCACGAAATAAGGGATGCTTGTGCTGCTTTTCTTTTCGGGCATTGGATTTTACTTGGCATTTGGGTGTCATGATGAGACCTGCCAAGGTTACCAATATCCTTGGAGTCTCTTAATGCGTTACGGATGGTTTGCTTTTTTGGGGGCAATGTCTTCACGGTCAAACGGGGTTCGCGGGCTGTACAATACACCTTGAGAATAGGGTTTTTTCGGACGAATGAATTCGTACACATGAACACAACTACCTGATCTCTTGTCTCCACGCCCACCGATCATTTGATCTGCAGCAACCGAGTGATTGGGCGACTAGATACACGCAGCTTGCTAATGCGGCGCATCCATTATTCGGACGGGCGGCTACCTAAACTCCAATGCGGATAACACAGCCCCGTTATCCAAGTCCGGCCTTGCTACGTTTAACGACATGGGCGACGGGCTGCAGAATGCCTTTGTTGTTGAGCGCACCGAGCGCAGTTCCACTGCTCCAACCCATTTTTTCGAGCATCGCGCGGCCTTTGTTCTCTTGGCCCAATTCCGGCGCAGATCCGCCGACAACCTCTCCGTCTCGGTAAAGGACACCTGCATGCCCACCGCCCCCACGACGAGCTGACTGCCGCTGAACGGCAGCCCGCACCGCGATGTCATTGCGAGGGAAGTACTTACGCCCAACCCTAGTGATGGCCATGTCAAACGTCTCGTCGGCGAACTTGGCGGTTCTGAAAGTGCGATGAAGCATAGGTCGACGTTGATCACCCGATCCAGTTGATTTAGATTTGATATTGAACTTGCTGGCGAGCTCATGTATGACTTTGCGGGCATGGTTGTCCATAGGTGGCAGCGTCAGACTGAAAAAAATGCATCAGCTTGCGTGCTAGAGTAGTTTAGACGCGGGAAAGACTTACCTAGGCTGTGTGCCCAAGAGGAACGTCCTCAGCTCGTCGGCAATCTGATCCAGTCCCATGCCGTGTGGGTATTTGGTCCGCAAGTCTTCCGGGTTTGCGTGTTTACCCAAGAGACCTTGAGCGCGCAAAGCTTGgcgttctttctttctctctgctTTCTTCAAGCGGTCGTTCTTCCACGCCGCCTGCATCTTACCCTCAAGCTCCGAATCGGAAATATCGAATACGGGAACCTTGCCTTTAGCCCCTTTGCCTTTCTTTCGCTTCAACGCTGGACGATTCCAATCCATGAAGTCAAAGTCGTCAACCTCATTCGCGAATCTGTCTGCCGCTGAAGCAAACAAGCCATCCCCAATGTCCTGGTCGCTTGGCTCCGATTGCGGGGATAAGAGCCCATCATCAACTTGTGTTGAGCTGCACATATCGGTATGCTTCCGGGTCTTCTGAGTAATCTCCGCGTCGCTCGGCTGGGTCGTGGTATCTACTTCCGCTACCGTGTTATCAGGTTCGCTGACGTCACTTGATACCATATTAGCCTGGTCGAGACCGGTGATGGTCTGAAACGACTCTTCGATGCTTTCAGACTCGCTGAGGGAACCTCCGATGTCCCGGCGGGAATAGGCCTGTGCAGGTATTAACCCATCAACATCGCCATGTTCACGCATATTGGCGATGTAGTCGGCAATCAAGTCGTCCTCTTGGTTTCTGGAGGCCCTCACGCCTTGATGCAACTGCCGCGTCGAGTTCAGCTTGTCTTCCTCCGAACCTCTGACATTGTCATTTTCCTTGGACCTAACCGTGTTTTCCACTGCTTGGATTTCTGTCCGAATCCCACCCAGGTTGAAAGGTCTCTGcttgagcttctgcttctgttTTCGCTGTTTCTGTCTCCTTTTGTCTCTTGGGGCCTTGTTACGACCTCTGAAAAGGATGATCTCCTCACTCGAGTCAGACGGAACAGGTGACGGCGAACGTTCGGCGGTTTGAGTCGGAACTTTCTCGAGCAATCGCTTGTCTCCTGTGGTATCGAGAAAGAATGGCAGTGGCGTCGGCACCTCTGCCTCGACACTATTGGTGTTGTCTTCTTCATTGATACTCTTGAAATTGGCGTTCAAACACCAATCTTGACCAGGCAATATCGCCAAGTCACCGGCAACGTCGACTAGCGTCTCATCGGGTATGCAGATTTCATCAGACGCAGAAgcgagcttgtcgagcttgtcgaggaatGTGTCATGGCTCTCCGAAAGAATGGGGGCAACATCGGACGTCCCTCCAGATTGGACAGCAGCATCCTCCTTCTGCAAAATGTCCTCTAATTGCTTAAGCGGTTCTGAACTCCCAGTGTTTACAAAGGTAATGGGCCGATGTCGCAGTCTCGAATCACTGCTCCACGGTGAGGAGCGATGGGCGGTGCTGCGAGCCTCATCTTGCAGGGTGAACCCTACGCAAATGTATGTCAGCATGATCAGGCAGGATGTTGATTAAGTTGCTTTGCTTTATTGTTCCCTTACCAGCAGAACCTATTCCAGGTACGGAATCTGGGGCAGATCGGTCGTTGCCACGACTTCGAGGGGCATTGCGTGGTGGCGCTCGcgcgccaccaccgcctcgcTTCCCACCGCGCGGCATGCCCTGTCCGCGCAATGAAAAAAGGACAATGGTGTTGCGCTTTAATACAGTATCCGGTATGTAAGTTGTACTGAGTCAAATCGAAGATTGTATACCTGACGGCCTTTTGGTGAGGCAAAgtaagtaggtaggttgTCGGTTCTGTGATGCAAAAGACCAAGCGAAAAATTCCCCTCTGGACCGGGAAGGATTCCCATATGACATGACCTCTGAACTGCCCACAGACCCATACTAAGGTGTCTAGCTTGCGTGCGGGTCCCTTTATCGATAAGACTAGCTAAGATGAGCATGTGGGTTGGTTGAATACGAGCCAACCTGGAAGTATCCGGCTAAGTACGGATACCTCGCCGATCAAAAGAGGATCCCAGACTCAAGTATTCCTTATCAGAGATGCTGGCTATCTGCAGCCTCCAACGTTAAGAGAAACCTTCTCCAACCACTTCGTGTCTCGGACCTCGTTATGGTTCTCCCTTTCTCATGGAAGGGAACGTCAGGTTCACAGTTTACTGCTTAGTGCCTAGAGCGACAACCCCCACCACTCTTGACCGGTGCGTCACAAGGACGGACTGTTCGCAGGCTGGGCTTTATCGGCTACCTAGGAGTGAGCGTAGGCCGTCCTCCATCTCTCACTCAACCTTCCGCCCTCCCAAGTTGTTTTACTGCACTTATCCTTAAGGACTAATCCTTCTCGTCCATTAGCTTACAGAGCTGCCTAACGTACCTAGTTAGGGCGGTGCCTGCCCCATTCGTCGCTATCTACCCCGGGTCTTCCCCGCCAAGcacttacctacctaccttaaTCCACCGCGGTTGTCGCCCACGTTGCCCTTGCAGCTGATCACCTTCCACGCAACCACCTATCTGCCAGCCTGACCGTCTGCATCCTCCGCGCGTCTTACGATTCGACCAGTTCCAGCATCATATCTCCTCTCCCACCGGCTTGCCTATTCCCTGGTTGTGCTGCCCGCGGCCGACTCTCCAATCTACTTCTGAACAGTAGGAGAGTCCATACATCCCAGCTTCAACTGAATCAGGCCGGCTCCGTCTTACCATCGCTTCGCTCCCGGGATTGAGTGTTCTCGATAGATAGACCTGCCGCTCTTGCAGGACGTCACAACTCGTTCAAGGTTGAAGGGAATCTACTATGGCTACGGTAGACCTTGGTCGATACCGTCGCATCGTTCAGATGTTCTGGGATCCCGAACCCACTAACGAGAACGACATTCCAGTCTGGTGCTTGGGACGCTCCTATGTCCTAAACACCAAGACGGCGAAAGACACTCGCAGTGACCAAGGCCAGACTCCACCTCGGATCGATAACACTGAAAGAACAGCAGAACAAGACCTTGCCCAAGCCacagcctcggcctcggtgccGGCACCAACTTACCCCAAAGGTCCTGATACCCCTCCAGAATCTGTTTCTAGCAGCTTTTCGTCGTCACTCGCCTACGATGAGGACTACTTTGCTCAGGATGGAGGATGGCCACCTGCCTTTCTGGACGATTTCGAATCCAAATTCTGGATGACATATCGTTCCGAATTCCAGGCTATCGCAAAATCCTCTGACCCCCGAGCTTCCTCGACTCTGTCCTTCTCGATGCGCATTAAGAGCCAGCTGGTCGACCAAAATGGGTTCACGTCCGACAGCGGCTGGGGATGCATGATACGATCGGGTCAAAGCCTCTTAGCGAATGCGATGGCAGCTATTAATCTAGGACGCGGTATGTCGCATCCCCGTGTGGGTGTGTTGGGATTTCAAGGCTTCTGGCTAAAACTGCAGCAGACTGGCGAAGGGGTCAAAACCCAGAGGACGAGCGCAAGCTTCTTTCTTGGTTTGCGGACGACCCGAGGGCGCCGTACTCCATCCATCAATTCGTCCAACATGGTGCGGTTGCATGCGGGAAATATCCCGGAGAGTGGTTCGGCCCGTCTGCTACTGCTCGATGCATTCAGGAAGTTGAATTGCTCCTAGGCCTGTAGACGTTGCTAATACGGCATTCCAGGGCTTTGGCCAACGcgcaagaacaacaacctcTACGAGTATATTCTACTGGGGACGGTCCTGACGTTTACGAAGACAAGTTTATGGAAATTGCCAAGCCCGACGGCTCACGGTTCCATCCGACCCTCGTTTTAGTTGGTACCAGACTAGGCATCGACAAAATCACCCCGGTCTACTGGGAGGCTCTGATAGCTGCCCTTCAAATGCCACAGTCTGTGGGTATCGCAGGGTAAGTACCTCATCGCTCGGCGATAGGCTTCATACTTACTTTCTGTGTAGTGGCCGACCTGCGTCTTCCCATTATTTCATCGGCGCGCAAGGCTCCTACTTGTTTTATCTCGATCCACATCATACCAGACCCGCGCTTCCTTTTCACACAGACCCTTCTCACTACAGCGAAGCGGATGTTGACACAGTGCATACTCGACGCCTGCGGCGACTTCATGTGCGGGAACTTGACCCTAGCATGCTTGTTGGCTTTCTAATTCGggatgaggacgactggGCTGAGTGGAGGCGGAATGTGAAGCATGTTCAGGGCAAAGCCGTGATCCATGTTGCCGACCGTGATCCCGTGCCGagaggaggcgagggcgaaaGAGATGGCGCTATTGACGAAGTGGAGATACTcagcgatgatgacggcgataCCGTCTTGAATGCCTAAGGCGGATAGCTGTGTAAGAGCAAACTACCGACAAGTGTTCTGGATGGTTTTATTTTAGGCGTTGGCAACTGCATTGAGGTATATCAGTCGATATATGATTCCATCCCCTGTTGTCGTAGTTTGGCGAGGCATGGGCACATCCTAGGACTGGAAAGTACACCATCACAGGCGAACAGGAGGTCCAAGCCACTGAATAAGGTTGGGCAACAACGGATTGGGTGCATTTAGTATTTCTGATTCTGAATCTTAACCTGTCCCTCCCGTTCTTGGACAGTCATCATGGGTGTTGACGGCAGATGTTTACAAGTAGATGGCAGCTAACCTAGCGCTTCTTTCTCTTGTCGTCTGCTGTGGGTTTTGCAACAGGTGCGGCGTGATCGAGATCCCGGATGTGCGCAAAGAGTTTTGTCTTGGAGGTGAAGGAATCCTCGCAAACACCACATGTATGCTAATAGACTGGCGTTAACTACGAAGTTATATCCCATAGCAGTTGTTCTAAAAACTCACTGTGCCAGCCTGGGTCGCTTCGGCCATCTGACGGGCCGCTCGTTTTTCACGTTTCGCCTTGGCTTTGCCAACCTTTTTGGGTGGTATCCGGCTATCATCCCGCTgttcgccgtcatcgtcgcctaGCGACAGGCTTTCTAGGCTGGCTGATACCTCTGCGGGGTTGGATTTTGATGCGTTGTATCGTTCTGTCCCAGTTAGGGGGTTTTGGTCGGCAAATAGTCTCTTCTCGACGTCAGCTCGCGAGGCATACTCGTCGCCTCCCAGAGGTTCGGATGTGGTGTCAGAGAATTCGACTTCTTCGGTGCACAGTTCTGACTCAACCGGGTCTTCATCGTTGCCCTTTACAGGCTTGATATTTGGTTGCTCGCCAGCGCCTTCCTGTGCGTCCTCCACTGAAATGCCCCTGTCAGTTGCAGCAGGCGTCTCATGGAGGCTCAAGTCTAAATCCTCCTCCCTCATCTGGCGCCTCAACTGCTGCACAGCCTTGACATGTTTCTTACTTCTTTCATGCGCCTCAAACGACTTCTCACTTTTGAACGTTTTGCTACACACGACACACTCGATTTCTTCCACTTCTGaatcttcctcctcgcttTCGGGGAAATGGGCACTAGCGTCCGCTTCGTCCCGTGTCTGAGCCCAGTCGGGAACGAATGCTGCGGAAAGCCTCTCCTTGTTTGCGGCACGGGATCGGGCAGCTtgagcagcggcggcattgCGCAAAGACTCCTGACGCTCCGCGGCTGTTTGTGTGTTTGGGAGGTAGCGGGGGTCACGCTTACGTACAAATGTGACAAGGAACCTGACGGCATCATTGAAGTCCCGGATGGCCTCATCGCGAatctttttgttttctttttccatCAGGCGCCGGACACGACGATCTGGAGCATCCGAAAGTCGATATTTGTCCTTCCACGCAAAAGGTTTGTGGGTAGAAAAGCTCGCCCAGGCGCCGTAGAAGGGCTTAGCGACAGCCTCATAGCTATCGGTGGAAACCCCAAATGAAGGATAGTCTGGAGCATCTCCAGGCGTGTACTCGCCGGCTGCAACTTCTTCGTCGGCCAAGTGATCGAAGGTCGCCTTGACTATACCAAAGAAGCCAGCGGGCTCATCTGTGAAGGGCACAGTGGAATTGAAGCGGCGGATGAGGGAGAAAATGTCGTCGGTGGACGTGAGCTTGACGTCGTTGTACTCAGGATTGCGGTCGTCCGAGTCGGGGTCGGCACCACGCAGAATGGCTTCGCGATGGGAGTCATACCACGACCTTTCCTGCGGGTCTGACAAGACTTCGTATGCGGCCTGGATCTCGGCAAAGCGACGGGTTGCATTCTGGACATCGTTGAGGTTCCGATCGGGGTGAAGCTCCAGTGCGCGTCTTCTGTAGGATTTCTTGATTCTACACACATGGAAAATGGTCAGAAACAATGCATGGGTCAGCGCTAGCTAGCAAAAGGAGAGAATGTACTCATCGTCGGTGGCATCGCgctggacgccgagaagctcgtaGTAGCATGTTTTGACGGGTTGGGAGGGGTCCTCGCCCTGGCCCCGTCCAGAGGATTGCTGGGCGCCCATGGATGGCAAGTCGGCGGTAATGCGGAGCTCGTATACAAAGTGAAGCGTTTGCTATCAGTTTTTGCAGGACGAAGAGGGTTGGATAGTGGTAACAGTTGAAAGACCTCGTCAATGCTGGTGTGAAAAAGCCATAGATAGGTACGTGAGTAGAAGGACCCTGTGGAAAACAAGGTATCGTGTCAGGCTGGTGACTCACAAGGCTTGGTCGAATGCGGTCGGCTGATCTCTTTACAGAAAAGACAATCAATCACTGTTCAAGTCGATGTTCCTGGTGTCACAATGCCCTCGTCCCTTGCCGTTTTCAATTTTTTCCCTCATCTACAATCCCCCAGAACGAAAACACAATGCCCCTCTATTTCCCAGAGTGCGACAACACTGAGCTCGACCCCGCGACCCCTCATCTTGCCCTCCAACTCCAAACTGATAAGATAAGAGGTGACGGACGAATCTCTAGGTTACAAGCTCCAGGCTCAGCACTCCTTGGATACTCGAAGTGTGTGCTCTGTATGGATACGTTTGTCCATTCGTATGAATCAGCTACGTGCGTTCGCAGCCTTAGGTAATCGCAAGCGGCGCTCGGCCTGACCGACTCGACATACAAAATTGATGCAACATGCAGCAAAATCGGCAGCTTGCAGCGACGGCGCAGCCACAGGACCGACGCCATTGGGCAAACATTGCGTGCGTGATGGCTGAGCCGAGAAGAGTTTGGGTCCGCCTGACGGATAGTCTTATCCACCAGGCGGGTGACAAAAAAAGCTGGACTCTTTAAAAAGAATTTATATGATCAAGTCAGGTGTTTTGAGGCCAAAGATGATAAGCGGTACTTTACCCTCTCCAACTATCTGACTTAACAAAGGTATTTTTTATCACATCCCATTGATAGGAGTCcggcttttttttttgtcaCCCGCTTGCCTAACCAGGGATTGGTTGGGATTGGTTTGCCACTGGGTTATGCAACGAGACGCGTCACTGTCTGTGTATACCTTTTGTCCTTACCCGATTAACCATGTATGTTCGTTCAGACCCGATATTATTGTATTTTCTACCTTGTCCTTGACTCTTGTCAATGCATTTGGCAGCCCAAGTAGGCACCGGCGGAATGATTCTACGTCGTTGGACAGAAACTCCGAGACCGGAGTTCAAACGCGCGCGCGTGTAGGCCGGTAGCCGCCGCTCTAACCGTTCCCTTCCGCCTCTCCACCACTACGCCAGGTGCCTGTCTCGGTACTTATGTTCcatctacctaggtagatgCCAGCTGCAAAGATGCGGCCCCGATGTTGGCACTATCACCTTCTTTCAAGACAGTTGAACATGTGTGGAAGAAGCCAAAAGGTACAGGCTTCAACCTCCACCCAGTGGCCACTGGCCCCTGGTTTGGTCTCTGTTGCGGTTGCATCCACAATCAATGATTTGCCTACAGGTAGGCAAGGGAGCTCCCCCTTCCTTGtcccttgtcgtcgacaCTACAAGTCCAGCCTGGTCCAAAGCCCAGGCCGGCCGGGCCAGTGAAAGGAACCAAAAAAACAACGGTTACGTACTTTTACGGTAAAGTGGTCGCCGAAGCTGCACTTGGTAAGTACCGTACGAACCTGTAGCCAAGTTGAAATTTTTATATAGTGCATCCGGCCACTTACCCTCCCTTGCCTGTGCCACTTCGCTGTTCTCCTTCAACAAGCACCAAATCCCCTTTCCGGACCATCAACTGTGCCGTTGCGCCTTGCCCATCCCAGTAAACAGACCATGTCATGATTGTGATATACGTCGCCAAGACACTGTCATCCGGATATCGTTACATCACCGATCGGATGAGCCATGAAGTTCGCCCATGACTTTAAAGAGACGCTCAGGCGTGAAGGTGAGCGAGCATTTTTCCTCCCCTGTCATTCCCTAACCCCCACCTCCTGCTATCTTTGTTCTGTCCTTTCTCGCACCCGTCCGATCGGCGCTTCCCTCAACTCATCTCATACCTGACTGTCGTTCCGGCTCATTCAAAGTGTCGTGAGGTACATCGCCAACACTTATGAGGGACATGCCATTTTAGTCTACTATCTGTTGACACTGGCTTCTCAGACTTTCCATCTCACTGGATCGACCTCGCCATTCCATACGGCCAGTTGAAGAAGGTTCTCAAACGCGTCGCCCGCGAACTCAATGATCTGGGGCTTGATCCTGAGACTTTGCGCCAACTGCTCGACCCGGCCGATGATTCGCCACTGGCCGCGAAATACCGCCTCAATGGTAAACCTTCCTTCATCCCTCCAACGAGGTTCCTGAATAACGGTCAACTGACACCAACGTCTTTGTCGCAATCTAGCCGCCGGTAACTCCAAATTACTGAGGCCCAAGCTGACCGTTTTGGTCCACATGCGCGATGGAAACGCCGTTGATGCCtcgttggcgccggcgtctcGTAATCTTATCGAACGCATCGCCGCTTTGCAGTCCCATGACCCTGACGAAGGTTTCTTGGCGCCATTGAAAGAGCCCGGTTCGACCTCGGTGCTCATCTCATCCGCCGAGTCTCTTGCCAATGCTGAGATCGAGCTATCAGACACCCAGAGCGGTGATGAGGATCACGGCCACGCGGCCCCTGTAGAGCATTTTGAGCGCATCGAGGTTCCGCTCGTATTTGATAGCGAGTTCTTTGGTATCCTGCAAAGCGACGTCAATAACCTTGATGCCCTTCAAGCTAAGGAGGAAAAGGCCATGGTGACTGAAATCGTCGCCCTGCGCCAGGAAGTTTCCCATCTGACGAAACCCAGCCGCCTCTCCAAGAGCGATCTTGCAAGGTGGAGGGCTATTTTCGAACTCTATCTCGATGCACAGGTCTTCTTTTCTACCAACGAGCAAGATCACGGATCGCGTAGCAGCCAGACGGCCGCTAAACAGCTGCAATGGTTCCAGGAAGAAATAACCAAACGCAACCTGGTCAAATCCTTCAAGATCGCCGAGAGCCGCGAGGCCCTGGTTCGTTTTCTTCGCCTGAACGCTGTTCTTCTCAAAAATTTGCAATTCCAGGAGATCAACCAGGTCGCCATATACAAAATTCTAAAGAGTGAGCCCCGCTTGTCTCCTCATTGCCTTTCACAAGATAGCTGTGTATTGGATAGAACTGACAATCCCAGAATTCGATAAGCGCACATGCTTGGGGGTCTCGAAGTCCTTCCCGGTGCAGGTGCACTCGGACAAGTTGCTGGCCGGCTCCGTGGCAAAGGACATCTGCGCTCAAATGTCCACTGACCTAGTTTCCGTCGTGCCTCAGATCAGCGATTACCTGTGCCCCATTTGTTTTGCCATCGCGTATCGGCCCGTCCGCTTGGCCTGCCGGCATGTATTCTGCATCCGATGCATCGTCA is drawn from Colletotrichum destructivum chromosome 6, complete sequence and contains these coding sequences:
- a CDS encoding Putative histone H2B, histone H2A/H2B/H3, histone-fold; this encodes MPPKAADKKPASKAPATASKAPEKKDAGKKTAASGDKKKRTKSRKETYSSYIYKVLKQVHPDTGISNRAMSILNSFVNDIFERVASEASKLAAYNKKSTISSREIQTSVRLILPGELAKHAVSEGTKAVTKYSSSTK
- a CDS encoding Putative G-patch domain, R3H domain, R3H domain superfamily protein — protein: MPRGGKRGGGGARAPPRNAPRSRGNDRSAPDSVPGIGSAGFTLQDEARSTAHRSSPWSSDSRLRHRPITFVNTGSSEPLKQLEDILQKEDAAVQSGGTSDVAPILSESHDTFLDKLDKLASASDEICIPDETLVDVAGDLAILPGQDWCLNANFKSINEEDNTNSVEAEVPTPLPFFLDTTGDKRLLEKVPTQTAERSPSPVPSDSSEEIILFRGRNKAPRDKRRQKQRKQKQKLKQRPFNLGGIRTEIQAVENTVRSKENDNVRGSEEDKLNSTRQLHQGVRASRNQEDDLIADYIANMREHGDVDGLIPAQAYSRRDIGGSLSESESIEESFQTITGLDQANMVSSDVSEPDNTVAEVDTTTQPSDAEITQKTRKHTDMCSSTQVDDGLLSPQSEPSDQDIGDGLFASAADRFANEVDDFDFMDWNRPALKRKKGKGAKGKVPVFDISDSELEGKMQAAWKNDRLKKAERKKERQALRAQGLLGKHANPEDLRTKYPHGMGLDQIADELRTFLLGTQPSLTLPPMDNHARKVIHELASKFNIKSKSTGSGDQRRPMLHRTFRTAKFADETFDMAITRVGRKYFPRNDIAVRAAVQRQSARRGGGGHAGVLYRDGEVVGGSAPELGQENKGRAMLEKMGWSSGTALGALNNKGILQPVAHVVKRSKAGLG
- a CDS encoding Putative peptidase C54, papain-like cysteine peptidase superfamily, peptidase C54, catalytic, whose amino-acid sequence is MATVDLGRYRRIVQMFWDPEPTNENDIPVWCLGRSYVLNTKTAKDTRSDQGQTPPRIDNTERTAEQDLAQATASASVPAPTYPKGPDTPPESVSSSFSSSLAYDEDYFAQDGGWPPAFLDDFESKFWMTYRSEFQAIAKSSDPRASSTLSFSMRIKSQLVDQNGFTSDSGWGCMIRSGQSLLANAMAAINLGRDWRRGQNPEDERKLLSWFADDPRAPYSIHQFVQHGAVACGKYPGEWFGPSATARCIQEVELLLGLALANAQEQQPLRVYSTGDGPDVYEDKFMEIAKPDGSRFHPTLVLVGTRLGIDKITPVYWEALIAALQMPQSVGIAGGRPASSHYFIGAQGSYLFYLDPHHTRPALPFHTDPSHYSEADVDTVHTRRLRRLHVRELDPSMLVGFLIRDEDDWAEWRRNVKHVQGKAVIHVADRDPVPRGGEGERDGAIDEVEILSDDDGDTVLNA
- a CDS encoding Putative DnaJ domain, Zinc finger C2H2-type, Zinc finger C2H2 superfamily is translated as MGAQQSSGRGQGEDPSQPVKTCYYELLGVQRDATDDEIKKSYRRRALELHPDRNLNDVQNATRRFAEIQAAYEVLSDPQERSWYDSHREAILRGADPDSDDRNPEYNDVKLTSTDDIFSLIRRFNSTVPFTDEPAGFFGIVKATFDHLADEEVAAGEYTPGDAPDYPSFGVSTDSYEAVAKPFYGAWASFSTHKPFAWKDKYRLSDAPDRRVRRLMEKENKKIRDEAIRDFNDAVRFLVTFVRKRDPRYLPNTQTAAERQESLRNAAAAQAARSRAANKERLSAAFVPDWAQTRDEADASAHFPESEEEDSEVEEIECVVCSKTFKSEKSFEAHERSKKHVKAVQQLRRQMREEDLDLSLHETPAATDRGISVEDAQEGAGEQPNIKPVKGNDEDPVESELCTEEVEFSDTTSEPLGGDEYASRADVEKRLFADQNPLTGTERYNASKSNPAEVSASLESLSLGDDDGEQRDDSRIPPKKVGKAKAKREKRAARQMAEATQAGTHTCGVCEDSFTSKTKLFAHIRDLDHAAPVAKPTADDKRKKR
- a CDS encoding Putative Zinc finger, RING-type, SPX domain, Zinc finger, RING/FYVE/PHD-type, which encodes MKFAHDFKETLRREDFPSHWIDLAIPYGQLKKVLKRVARELNDLGLDPETLRQLLDPADDSPLAAKYRLNAAGNSKLLRPKLTVLVHMRDGNAVDASLAPASRNLIERIAALQSHDPDEGFLAPLKEPGSTSVLISSAESLANAEIELSDTQSGDEDHGHAAPVEHFERIEVPLVFDSEFFGILQSDVNNLDALQAKEEKAMVTEIVALRQEVSHLTKPSRLSKSDLARWRAIFELYLDAQVFFSTNEQDHGSRSSQTAAKQLQWFQEEITKRNLVKSFKIAESREALVRFLRLNAVLLKNLQFQEINQVAIYKILKKFDKRTCLGVSKSFPVQVHSDKLLAGSVAKDICAQMSTDLVSVVPQISDYLCPICFAIAYRPVRLACRHVFCIRCIVKIQRRNEKHCPLCRADTVMKASADNLDIQLERYMRKYFPKEAKEKQRANEIERGIEDYGPEYVHSECSVM